One Pochonia chlamydosporia 170 chromosome 5, whole genome shotgun sequence DNA segment encodes these proteins:
- a CDS encoding ribosomal protein L32 (similar to Beauveria bassiana ARSEF 2860 XP_008599789.1) encodes MSPSCPTCGSPPPSADLLTAHQKIAELEAIITDLNAKASDAIRQCAKYDEEIHKLRTQAQRPSTPSQPESPTLLQQSTSRLSSLLYPRKSTPTLRGDVHRQNSLPLPGPSAPLSPGAASTEDLIEALTREQTLRKEAEGRLSATSKEVEELSVSLFEQANEMVATERRARAKLEERVGELERRDGEKRMRLERLESAMARIERVRNMLEGK; translated from the coding sequence ATGTCACCCAGCTGTCCGACCTGCGGCTCCCCTCCCCCCTCGGCCGACCTCCTCACCGCGCACCAAAAAATCGCCGAGCtagaagccatcatcaccgaccTCAACGCCAAAGCCAGCGACGCGATCCGCCAATGCGCAAAGTACGACGAAGAAATCCACAAGCTGCGCACGCAGGCCCAGCGGCCGTCCACGCCCTCGCAGCCCGAGAGTCCCACGCTCCTCCAGCAGTCGACCTCGCGGCTCTCCTCGCTGCTGTACCCGCGCAAGTCGACGCCCACTCTGCGCGGCGACGTGCACCGCCAGAACTCGCTGCCGCTGCCGGGACCCAGCGCGCCGCTATCACCGGGCGCAGCGTCGACGGAGGATCTGATAGAGGCGCTGACGCGGGAGCAGACGCTGCggaaggaggcggaggggCGGTTGAGCGCGACGAgcaaggaggtggaggagctGAGTGTCAGTTTGTTCGAGCAGGCAAATGAGATGGTGGCGACGGAGAGGAGGGCCAGGGCGAAGCTGGAGGAGAGGGTGGGtgagctggagaggagggatggggagaagaggatgCGCTTGGAGAGGTTGGAgtcggccatggcgaggATTGAGAGGGTGAGGAATATGTTGGAGGGGAAGTGA
- a CDS encoding cap binding protein (similar to Coccidioides immitis RS XP_001248840.1): protein MADYDRRHSGGHHNRKRRYRDDDEHYDRRQQRRRTDSAPVPVRLRRQLLSLADSPLRRWSEEVTSIARMVTENYEDENLRNTFVNLVLQLAVEQPLKTPFVGAVVVVANALKAELLGVVVARLATELEQNIAQGNWREVKLLLKLLACLQGCLEGNGIFPLLEELFMRAADLQTASSDDVIGTEIVKIILLTIPYAMAAVPGQFTQQAAELMEKTDIIASEPHALQALVDPFHPEGEDESPAAAMSLCMLLQKQLQAEAGRDWALPSIPRPWQMPLEEVETQDKLANATKHALPTISVPSTAIAGPRLLFPEVYYSVYGDQEVESVPPPDNIAASLIRDALADTINILDFNRNATARFLMDLDCYFADGTFVKRATPFDELRNQPDGRSTWKPEDVAVDAVFSQLFQLPKPEHKVVYYHAVLTEACKLAPAAIAPSLGRAIRFLYRNTPRTDLELSYRFINWFSHHLSNFGFTWKWTEWSEDTDLPDLHPCKWFLLGALDKEIRLSFAQRIQKTLPEPYQPLIGPDKEKDVPDFKFSNPDTPFSKEGQEIGALLRRKAPDEDFQPTIDSIQAQAAEHALDPIIASTDVFMTAVCWVGSKSLSHVLACIDRTKGRLIDVGTAHPAARSQIISSVMNYWAAHPGVAITIIEKLLNYSILTPFSIVDWTLVASTPSNGTQGGEALGHSHIFELVSNTVAKVSGRVRQLLTSPEADDETRQKEVSSMRDLFRAINDALASWAAGSKDQLMEDGDGSSAREAMIRRWGQRWLRVFNRLAAIEETFVTEAKNGRWNQKETTDGVQPSDVQA, encoded by the exons ATGGCGGACTACGATAGACGCCACTCCGGTGGCCATCACAACCGCAAGAGGCGATACAGAG atgatgatgaacacTACGATCGCCGCCAACAGCGCAGACGAACAGATTCAGCACCTGTACCGGTTCGACTTCGCCGCCAGCTACTAAGTCTTGCTGATTCGCCATTACGACGATGGTCCGAAGAAGTCACATCTATTGCGCGAATGGTCACGGAAAATTACGAAGACGAGAACCTGCGCAACACTTTTGTCAATTTGGTCCTGCAGCTGGCTGTGGAGCAACCACTCAAGACGCCATTTGTTGGTGCTGTCGTGGTGGTTGCTAACGCACTCAAGGCAGAGCTGTTGGGCGTGGTGGTTGCTCGTCTGGCAACGGAGCTGGAGCAGAATATTGCGCAAGGCAATTGGAGAGAGGTGAAGCTGCTTTTGAAACTGTTGGCATGCTTGCAGGGGTGTTTGGAAGGGAATGGCATCTTTCCGTTATTGGAGGAGCTGTTCATGAGGGCTGCCGACTTGCAGACGGCTAGCTCTGACGAC GTTATCGGGACTgagattgtcaagatcaTTCTTCTTACTATTCCGTATGCGATGGCGGCTGTGCCAGGACAATTTACCCAACAAGCGGCCGAGCTTATGGAAAAGACGGACATTATTGCATCGGAACCTCATGCACTTCAAGCCCTTGTCGATCCTTTCCACCccgaaggagaagatgaaagtCCCGCTGCGGCAATGAGCCTGTGCATGCTCCTTCAGAAGCAATTGCAGGCAGAGGCTGGAAGGGATTGGGCGCTTCCCTCCATCCCTCGACCTTGGCAGATGCCGTTGGAAGAGGTGGAGACTCAGGACAAGCTTGCAAATGCCACGAAGCATGCACTCCCTACAATCTCTGTCCCGTCGACAGCTATTGCCGGACCACGTCTGCTCTTCCCTGAGGTGTACTACTCAGTGTACGGTGACCAAGAGGTTGAGTCGGTACCGCCTCCGGACAACATCGCCGCATCACTGATACGCGATGCGCTGGCTGATACCATCAATATTCTCGACTTTAACAGAAATGCCACGGCTCGATTCTTGATGGACCTTGACTGCTATTTCGCGGATGGGACGTTTGTCAAACGGGCCACCCCATTTGATGAGCTGCGGAACCAACCTGATGGCCGGTCGACGTGGAAGCCCGAAGATGTTGCCGTAGATGCCGTTTTCTCACAGCTCTTTCAGCTCCCCAAACCCGAACACAAAGTTGTCTACTACCATGCCGTCCTGACTGAAGCTTGCAAGCTTGCCCCCGCGGCAATCGCCCCCAGCCTCGGCCGAGCTATTAGATTCTTGTACCGGAACACACCCAGAACGGACTTGGAGCTTAGCTACCGCTTTATCAACTGGTTCTCACACCACTTGAGTAACTTTGGCTTTACATGGAAATGGACAGAATGGTCCGAGGATACTGATCTGCCGGACCTGCACCCCTGCAAATGGTTCCTCCTCGGAgccttggacaaggagaTTCGTCTCAGTTTTGCACAGAGAATTCAAAAGACGCTTCCTGAGCCATACCAACCACTCATTGGGCCCGATAAAGAAAAAGATGTTCCTGACTTTAAATTCAGTAACCCTG ACACCCCCTTCTCCAAGGAAGGCCAAGAAATAGGAGCGCTTCTCCGTCGCAAAGCACCAGACGAAGActtccaaccaacaatcGACAGCATCCAAGCACAAGCAGCTGAACACGCTCTCGACCCCATCATCGCCAGCACAGACGTCTTCATGACAGCCGTATGCTGGGTCGGTTCCAAATCCCTCAGCCACGTCCTCGCGTGCATCGACCGCACAAAGGGCCGCCTCATAGACGTCGGAACGGCTCATCCTGCCGCACGCTCCCAAATCATCTCCTCTGTCATGAACTACTGGGCCGCTCACCCGGGCGTAGCAATCACCATTATCGAAAAACTCCTCAATTACTCTATCCTCACACCCTTTTCCATCGTGGACTGGACCCTCGTCGCTAGTACCCCTTCAAATGGGACGCAGGGCGGCGAGGCACTTGGCCATTCACACATTTTCGAACTTGTCTCCAACACGGTAGCCAAGGTGAGCGGGCGTGTTCGCCAACTTCTCACGTCACCCGAGGCGGATGACGAAACGCGCCAAAAGGAGGTTTCTTCCATGAGGGACTTGTTCCGCGCTATTAACGATGCGTTGGCAAGTTGGGCGGCTGGAAGTAAGGATcagttgatggaggatggggacGGCTCCTCAGCGAGAGAGGCCATGATTCGGAGATGGGGACAGCGCTGGCTACGCGTTTTCAATAGGCTGGCCGCCATTGAAGAGACGTTTGTGACGGAGGCCAAGAACGGGAGGTGGAATCAAAAGGAAACTACGGACGGGGTACAGCCCTCAGATGTCCAGGCGTAA
- a CDS encoding mitochondrial import receptor subunit tom-40 (similar to Verticillium alfalfae VaMs.102 XP_003008472.1) codes for MAAQIESIRSLLLSNPVAAAIGDALNSFSERRAKLGLSNPGNMENLSKEVQRDVLLNNYMFTGVRADLTKIFSMAPLFQVSHQFAMGERINPYTFAAMYGTGKVFCQGNVDNEGSLSGRFNFRWTDKLVSKSQLSISPGGQDMAQFEHEYNGDDFNASLKMLNPSFLEGGMTGIYIGSYLQSVTPRLALGMETLWQRPALTQGPECAVSYCARYKAEDWIATAQLQTAMGTLNTSYWRRLSDKVQAGVDLSLGLVPSPGGLMGGGIQKEGVTTIGAKYDFRMSTFRAQVDSKGKLSCLLEKRVAPPVMMTFAADIDHFTQQAKLGLGVSIEAAPEELQDQQEALGAQTPPNIPF; via the exons ATGGCTGCTCAAATAGAATCGATACGCTCTCTGCTCCTGTCTAACCCGGTCGCCGCTGCGATTGGCGATGCGCTCAATTCCTTCTCTGAGCGCAGAGCAAAGCTCGGCCTCTCCAACCCCGGCAACATGGAGAACTTGTCCAAGGAGGTCCAGCGCGATGTCCTGCTCAACAACTACATGTTCACTGGTGTCCGCGCCGACCTGACCAAGATCTTCAGCATGGCCCCTCTCTTTCAGGTCTCTCACCAATTCGCCATGGGCGAGCGTATCAACCCATACACATTTGCCGCCATGTACGGAACTGGCAAG GTGTTCTGCCAAGGAAACGTAGACAACGAAGGTTCCCTCTCTGGACGATTCAACTTTAGATGGACCGACAAGCTCGTGTCCAAGTCTCAGCTTTCCATCTCCCCTGGTGGTCAAGATATGGCGCAGTTCGAACACGAATACAACGGTGACGACTTCAACGCATCTCTCAAGATGCTCAACCCTTCTTTCCTTGAGGGTGGCATGACCGGTATCTACATCGGAAGCTATTTGCAATCGGTTACCCCTAGACTCGCTCTTGGTATGGAGACTCTGTGGCAGCGACCTGCTCTGACCCAGGGACCCGAATGCGCCGTCTCTTACTGTGCCCGATACAAGGCTGAGGATTGGATCGCTACCGCTCAATTGCAGACCGCTATGGGAACCTTGAACACCTCGTACTGGCGAAGACTCTCTGACAAGGTTCAAGCCGGCGTTGACCTGAGCCTCGGCCTCGTTCCCTCGCCCGGTGGCTTGATGGGCGGTGGTATTCAGAAGGAGGGTGTCACCACCATCGGTGCCAAGTACGACTTCCGCATGTCCACTTTCCGCGCGCAGGTTGACTCCAAGGGCAAGCTgagctgcttgttggagaagcgTGTCGCTCCTCCGGTCATGATGACCTTTGCCGCTGACATTGACCACTTCACG caacaagccaagcttggcttgggtgtCTCCATAGAGGCCGCCCCTGAAGAGTTGCAAGACCAGCAGGAGGCTCTTGGTGCCCAGACTCCTCCCAATATCCCCTTCTAA
- a CDS encoding 6-phosphofructo-2-kinase (similar to Chaetomium globosum CBS 148.51 XP_001225387.1) translates to MDTLLTAEIAANAPRYRRKSSTFIDGIHDVTENDNLAPAQLYSTMSGRLFHSGRIAIVMVGPPARGKTHICVSLARYLQWLGVKTRIFHLGDYRRATIGPEGAVPEDYFFPDASPSSVILRQKILKKCREDIYAWLNHENGQVAIYDAVNPTASGRRSLAKELGKHDVQTLFIESFVDDERILRENARNVKISSPDFAGMDPDEAAKLYLKRIEMRIPVFETMNEAELNYIKMINAGAKFFYNNVSFNYLSHRIVFYLTNLHIKSRTTFFVRAGTTEEEDSYKADAPLSELGKTYAERMSETLLKHRQQEHDEQLEKGEGQQMPLRPLTVWTSTRMRTVQTADYLKDKGYKVRLRSQMSQINPGVCESMPERLIRKLYPEEVEKRDLDPYHHRYPRAESYHDLAVRLEPIILELEREQNDLLIIAHESVLRVLYAYLMHCSTMEIPNLKFPRDEIIEIIPAAYQNEAKRIHIPGLDPKLLPGSPDIMQTPIQGINAPAAGPGSIPGSGQMSPIAGGMSSPSVPLERPPEKVINTAKDMVADKVDDED, encoded by the exons ATGGATACACTACT AACTGCCGAGATCGCGGCCAACGCACCACGATACCGCCGCAAGAGTTCTACCTTCATTGACGGCATTCATGATGTGACGGAAAATGATAATCTGGCACCCGCACAGTTGTACAGCACCATGTCCGGCAGGCTATTTCACTCAGGACGAATTGCCATCGTCATGGTCGGACCCCCAGCCCGTGGCAAGAC TCATATATGTGTCTCCCTGGCAAGATATCTGCAATGGCTGGGAGTCAAGACGCGCATATTCCATCTTGGTGACTACCGCCGGGCCACAATTGGGCCTGAAGGCGCAGTCCCTGAAGACTACTTCTTCCCAGacgcatctccatcatctgtGATTCTGCGCCAGAAGATTCTGAAAAAGTGCCGAGAAGACATTTATGCTTGGCTCAACCATGAAAATGGCCAGGTGGCAATATATGATGCCGTGAACCCCACTGCCAGTGGTCGCAGGTCTCTGGCAAAGGAGTTGGGTAAACATGATGTTCAG ACTTTGTTTATTGAATCTTTTGTTGACGACGAGCGTATTCTTCGTGAAAATGCCAGAAATGTCAAAATCTCTTCCCCAGAT TTTGCTGGGATGGATCCCGACGAGGCTGCCAAACTGTACTTGAAGAGAATTGAGATGCGCATACCCGTATTTGAGACCATGAATGAAGCAGAACTCAACTACATCAAGATGATTAATGCAGGCGCCAAGTTCTTTTACAACAACGTCAGCTTCAACTACCTCTCCCACAGAATCGTCTTCTACCTCACCAACTTGCACATCAAGTCACGGACAACCTTCTTCGTCCGCGCCGGCACcaccgaggaagaagactcCTACAAGGCTGATGCACCCTTGTCCGAACTGGGCAAGACGTACGCAGAAAGGATGTCCGAGACGCTCCtcaagcaccgccagcagGAACACGACGAGCAACTGGAGAAGGGTGAAGGACAGCAAATGCCCCTGAGACCGTTGACCGTGTGGACATCGACGCGCATGAGAACGGTCCAGACGGCAGACTATTTGAAGGATAAGGGCTACAAGGTCCGGCTGCGATCACAGATGAGCCAGATCAATCCTGGTGTTTGTGAAAGCATGCCCGAACGTTTGATTCGGAAATTGTATCCCGAGGAAGTTGAGAAGCGCGATTTAGATCCTTACCATCATAGATATCCCCGAGCTGAG TCCTACCATGATCTAGCGGTGCGTCTCGAGCCAATCATTCTTGAACTTGAGCGTGAACAGAATGACCTCCTCATCATTGCACACGAGTCTGTTCTCCGTGTCCTCTACGCCTACCTGATGCATTGCTCCACCATGGAAATACCCAACCTCAAATTTCCTCGCGACGAAATCATTGAGATTATCCCCGCAGCATACCAGAATGAGGCGAAGCGCATCCATATCCCGGGCCTGGATCCCAAGCTGCTGCCTGGGTCGCCGGATATCATGCAGACTCCGATCCAAGGAATAAATGCCCCCGCTGCTGGACCAGGCAGCATCCCCGGGAGCGGTCAGATGAGTCCTATTGCCGGCGGTATGAGTAGTCCTTCTGTGCCGCTGGAGCGTCCTCCAGAGAAGGTGATTAACACAGCCAAGGACATGGTGGCAGACAAggtggacgatgaagatTAG
- a CDS encoding tRNA pseudouridine synthase B (similar to Verticillium alfalfae VaMs.102 XP_003006185.1) has protein sequence MASDVVRDGVFAINKPCGQSSAQIVRECQQAFNPSTFFRPMIEAELARRLKESGKQFNRRKAEKKASQVKIGHGGTLDPLATGVLILGIGSGTKVLSQFLDCTKTYETTVVFGVSTDTYDRVGRVLSRKGYDHVTRKLVEKELESFRGKQTQIPPLYSALKMNGKPLYEYAREGKPIPREIEGRPVEALEVELVEWYEPGKHNHRWPTEEAEAAERNLAEQVWRVKKQQETGKTLTPEEKEQDDQAIAAHETFKKRFEERQDELIKDSPFKKSRHSKDPTAMMSGALGQMPQPVYSNKGSNLVPATPDSSTPPPWTDEGPPACKIRLTVSSGYYVRSFCHDLGSKLGTAAIMAELSRVRQSDFTVGGINTLEYEDLAKGEEVWGPKVADMLARWNGEPEGNWPGTQAGSKSSQDKEKSSKKQQQKSSPSAGSSSPGRQEKRRRSPSNDSAEPPRKAVKQSEEGKSSLEVAAKSDDEKSWNGIED, from the exons ATGGCGTCAGACGTCGTCCGcgatggcgtctttg ccatcaacaaaccCTGTGGCCAGAGCTCGGCCCAGATTGTGCGAGAGTGTCAACAAGCGTTTAACCCCTCGACTTTCTTCCGACCCATGATCGAGGCCGAATTGGCGCGACGGCTTAAGGAGTCCGGAAAACAATTCAATCGTCGaaaggcagagaagaaggcttcgCAGGTCAAAATTGGGCACGGGGGAACACTGGATCCTCTGGCGACCGGCGTCCTGATTCTGGGCATCGGGTCTGGCACGAAAGTGCTGTCACAATTTCTTGACTGCACCAAGACGTACGAGACGACTGTGGTATTTGGTGTGAGCACAGACACCTACGATCGAGTTGGCAGAGTGTTGTCGAGAAAGGGTTATGATCATGTCACTAGGAAGTTGGTCGAGAAAGAGCTGGAGAGCTTCCGTGGCAAGCAGACTCAGATTCCACCGTTGTATTCAGCCCTCAAGATGAATGGAAAGCCGCTTTACGAATACGCTCGAGAGGGAAAGCCTATTCCCAGGGAAATCGAGGGTAGACCAGTGGAAGCTCTGGAagttgagcttgtcgagTGGTACGAACCGGGGAAGCATAACCACAGGTGGCCGactgaagaagcagaggccGCGGAGCGCAATCTCGCCGAACAAGTGTGGAGAGTGAAGAAGCAACAGGAGACGGGCAAGACGTTGACACCCGAAGAGAAGGAGCAGGACGATCAGGCGATAGCAGCGCATGAAACGTTCAAGAAGCGATTTGAGGAGAGACAAGATGAGCTGATCAAGGACTCGCCATTCAAAAAGAGCCGGCATAGCAAAGACCCCACGGCCATGATGTCGGGAGCTTTGGGTCAAATGCCCCAGCCCGTCTATTCAAATAAAGGATCCAATCTGGTTCCCGCCACTCCAGACTCTAGCACGCCACCACCGTGGACTGACGAGGGACCACCAGCGTGCAAGATTCGTCTCACCGTGTCGTCGGGATACTACGTCAGGAGTTTCTGCCACGATCTGGGCTCCAAGCTCGGCACggcggccatcatggcagaACTGAGCCGCGTCCGCCAAAGCGACTTTACTGTTGGAGGTATAAATACGCTGGAATATGAAGACTTAGCCAAGGGCGAAGAGGTCTGGGGTCCCAAGGTCGCTGATATGCTTGCCCGCTGGAACGGTGAGCCAGAGGGTAATTGGCCGGGAACGCAGGCAGGGTCCAAGTCGTCTCAAGACAAGGAAAAGTCATCGAAAAAGCAACAGCAGAAGAGCTCTCCATCTGCTGGGTCAAGCTCACCGGGCCgacaagagaagagaaggcgGTCACCATCAAACGACTCGGCCGAACCTCCACGGAAAGCAGTCAAGCAGTCAGAAGAAGGAAAATCCAGCTTGGAAGTCGCAGCCAAGTCCGACGACGAAAAGTCGTGGAACGGAATTGAAGACTAA
- a CDS encoding glycogen synthase kinase-3 beta (similar to Aspergillus terreus NIH2624 XP_001214841.1), with amino-acid sequence MSSHRPNAFNSLRMGEVIREKVQDGITGETRDLQYTQCKIVGNGSFGVVFQTKLSPSGEDAAIKRVLQDKRFKNRELQIMRIVRHPNIVQLKAFYYSNGERKDEVYLNLVQEFVPETVYRASRFFNKMKTTMPILEVKLYTYQLFRALAYIHSQGICHRDIKPQNLLLDPNSGILKLCDFGSAKILVENEPNVSYICSRYYRAPELIFGATNYTTKIDVWSTGCVMAELMLGQPLFPGESGIDQLVEIIKVLGTPTREQIRTMNPNYMEHKFPQIKPHPFNKVFRKADANAIDLIARLLEYTPTERQSAIDAMVHPFFDELRDPGTKLPDSRHGSGQLRDLPALFDFTRHELSIAPHLNAQLVPAHIKPVLASQGLDIDSFTPMTKQEMIAKLD; translated from the exons ATGTCGTCTCATCGGCCAAATGCATTTAACAGCCTCAGGATGGGGG AAGTCATCCGCGAGAAGGTTCAAGATGGAATTACAGGAGAGACTAGAGACCTGCAGTATACGCAATGCAAGATCGTAGGCAACGGCTCGTTCGGTGTTGTATTTCAAACAAAGCTGTCCCCATCCGGAGAAGATGCCGCTATCAAGCGGGTTTTACAAGACAAGAGATTCAAG AATCGTGAACTTCAAATCATGCGCATCGTTCGACACCCAAACATCGTTCAACTCAAGGCGTTTTATTACTCCAATGGCGAAAGA AAAGATGAAGTATATCTCAACCTGGTCCAGGAGTTCGTTCCAGAAACCGTATACCGAGCTTCTCGattcttcaacaagatgaagacCACAATGCCCATCCTGGAGGTCAAGCTGTATACGTATCAACTCTTCAGAGCACTGGCATATATCCACTCTCAAGGGATATGCCATCGTGACATCAAGCCTCAAAATCTTTTGCTCGACCCCAATAGCGGTATCCTTAAATTGTGCGACTTTGGTAGCGCCAAGATTCTCGTTGAGAATGAGCCAAATGTCTCATATATTTGCTCACGATACTACCGTGCCCCAGAGTTAATTTTTGGCGCCACGAACTACACAACCAAAATTG atgtctggtcaactgggTGTGTCATGGCCGAACTGATGCTCGGCCAGCCCCTGTTCCCAGGCGAGTCTGGAATTGATCAATTGGTTGAGATTATCAAGGTCCTTGGCACCCCAACCCGAGAACAAATTCGCACCATGAATCCGAATTATATGGAGCACAAGTTTCCTCAGATCAAACCCCACCCATTCAACAAGGTATTCCGGAAGGCGGATGCAAACGCCATCGATCTGATTGCGCGCTTATTGGAATACACGCCAACCGAGCGACAATCGgccattgacgccatggTACACCCGTTCTTTGACGAACTGCGGGACCCAGGCACCAAACTGCCCGATTCTAGACATGGCTCTGGTCAGCTCCGAGACTTGCCTGCTCTGTTCGACTTTACACGCCACG AGCTTTCAATTGCACCACACCTAAACGCACAGCTTGTTCCTGCTCACATCAAACCGGTCTTGGCCTCACAAGGACTCGACATCGACAGTTTCACGCCAATGACGAAGCAAGAGATGATTGCGAAACTGGATTGA